The Flavobacterium sp. IMCC34852 genome contains the following window.
GATAACAAAAAAACAAAGCTCTTGTTTATGAAGAAATTACTGGTGGCATTTATTTTTTATTGCACTTCCTTTTATGCTACAGCCCAAAACGGCTACGAAATCACCATCGATTTAAAAAATTGCAATGACACTTTGGCTTACCTGACTTTTTATCGATTTGATAAAACTTTAATCAAAGATACTTGTACCACTATCAAAAACGGACGGATTGTTTTTAGCGGTAAAACTAAGTTGGATACCGGTATTTATTCTTTGGTCAGTCAACAAAAAACCATTCTTTTCGATTTTTTTATAGATGATGATACTCAGAAGCTTCAATTAAAAAGTGAAGCCGGACTCAATATCAACAAAGAATTAACTGCTCTCAATTCAGAAAGGCAAAATGAATTTTTTACTTATCTCAAGTTTCTAGGGGAACAGAACAAAGCTTTTTTTGAATACAAACAGCAGCATGTTTTGGCTACTAAAAAAGATTCTCTGGAACTCAATAAAAAGCAAATCGAATTAGAGCAAAACATTGCAAACTACGAAGAAAATTTTATCGCCAAACACCAAGGCAGTTATATTGCGAAGGTGATAAATCTAAAAACAGAGAAGACACTCAAAAACGTTCCGACGGCAGCAAACGGAAGGCCTGACAGTACTGCGGTATACCGGTATTATAAAAATAATTTTTGGAGAAATGTTGATTTAAAAGAAGATGCCATTATGCGCAATCCGTTTTTATTCAGCAAAATGAAAACCTATTTTGACAAAGTAGTCGTCACTCATCCGGATTCTGTAGCGGTTGAAATTGACAAATTGCTACTCAAAATGAAACCGGAAAGTTTGCTTTTCAAATTGACTTTAGCACACCTGACTTACACTTACGAATCTTCCAAGCTTATGGGTTTTGATAAAGTTTTTGTTCATCTTTCCGATAAGTATTTCAAAACCGGAAAAGCCAACGGTATCTATGACGATCAGGATGTGGTAAACAGAATTATCAAACGCGCCGATAAACTAAAACCTTTATTGGTTGGTGCTAAAGCCATTGATTTGTCGATGATTCGGGCCGAAGATTTCAGTAAAATGAAAGCGATGGGATTTGAAGACGCCAAAAACAGTGACGAAATGACCAAAGTTTTTTACAAAAATGTCAACGAAGTCAATAAAATGTGGGTCAAACTCAGCGAGTTGAAAGCTGATTATACTATCTTGGTTTTTTGGGATGTCGATTGCGGACATTGTCAAAAGGAAATTCCGGTATTGGTCAAAGCCTATAACGAATTGCTTCAAGAAAAGAAAGATGTCAAAGTTTACAGCGTTTATATGCAACACGAAGGAGAAAAATACCTCAAATACATAGCCGATAACCAATTGCCGTTTATCAACCTTTATGATGGTGCGCATTACAACAACGCTATTGAAAAATACGACGTCTACTCTACTCCGGTGATTTATGTTTTAGATAAAAACAAAGTCATCAAAGCCAAACGAATTGATGCGGCTAATGTGAAGACTATCATCAATACTATAGAGAAAGAATCTAAAATAGTAAAATCATGAAAAAAGAAATCGACCTTTCAACATTAACGATCGAAGAACTGGAAAAAAGAGCCAAAACCACTAAAACAGCCTCGATTATGTTGGCTGTAGTTATTGCGATTCAGTTTGGAATAGGCCTGTTTTTAACCATTAGTAAAGGTTTTAATGTCTTCACGGTTATTCCGTTGGCGTTTTTGCCAATGCTGATTGTTAACTTCACCAACATTAAAAAAATAAAAGAGGAAATCGCTAAAAGAAACGGTTAAATTTATTGCTGAAATTTGGTCCGTTTGCTGCCTTCATACATTTCGTATTTTACCAAACGGGCTTCCAAACTTCCGTTAAAGAGTTTGATTTTTCTGGATGGACGTAAGCCTACAAACTTCAAAGCTTCTAAATTAGCCGTAATAAACCAAGCGTTAGTGTTAGGATAATTGTTCTTTAAAGTATCGCCTAGTTCACGGTAAAAACGCTCCAAATCAATGTCCAAGCGCTCACCGTAAGGCGGATTGAAAACCATGTGTAATGGTCCGCCCGTTTCTTTTTTAGTGTCAAAAAAATTCGCCTGACTAATCGTTACATACTCGTCTAAATTGGCATTGATAATATTATCTTTCGCTTTTTGAACCGCACTTGGCGCTTTGTCGTAACCAATGATATTATGGTGGAATTCTTTAGTGCGTTTCATCAACGCATCGATAATTTGGTCAAACAAATCGTTGTCCCAATCGTTCCATTTTTCAAAAGCAAATTCTTTTCGGTTGATATTCGCCGGAATATTACACGCAATCATGGCTGCTTCCGCCAAAATTGTTCCGGAACCACACATCGGATCTAAAAAATCAGAACTTCCGTCCCAACCTGATAATAATAACATTCCTGCCGCTAAAACCTCGTTTATCGGAGCGATATTGGTAGCGGTTCTGTAACCTCTGTGATGTAAAGAAGCACCCGAAGTGTCTAATGAAACCGAACATTGGTCACGATCGATATGGATATTAATTCTTAAATCCGGAAAGTCTTTATCTATGCTCGGCCGTTGTCCGAATTTATCTCTGAATTGGTCTACAATTGCGTCTTTGGCCTTTTGTGAAACAAACTGAGAATGCTTAAAGTGATCCGAGTGAATCGTAGTATCAATTACAAAAGTCTGATTAGCATTCATATACTTACTCCAATCAATGCCTTGAATGCCTTTGTACAAACTTTGGTCGTTAAAAGCTCGGAAATGGTAGATTGGTTTTAAGATTTTCAAAGCAGTCCGCAACGATAAATTGGCCTTATACATAAAACCTTTATCTCCTTTAAAACTTACGGCACGCGTACCCATTTCAACGTCTTGAGCACCTAATTGCTGTAATTCTTTAACCAATATTTCTTCAAAACCAAAAAAGGTTTTGGCTACCATTTTAAAATTCTCCATTTTCAATTATAATTTTTACCACAAAAGACACAAAAGTTAAATTCCTTTGCATCTTTTGTTTTTCTGGTGTGCCTTTGTGGTTAAACAAGTCACAAAAGGAAATCGGAAAGGTTTTCACTTTCTTCGGCAAAAATACACTAATTTTGCGGGTGAAGAATTCATTTGAAAAGAATAAATGTCAGATACTGCAAATTGTAAATCCGAAAATTGGTACGCTTCCTGGTTTGATACACCGTATTACCACATTTTATACAAAGACCGAAATTACCGTGAAGCACAAATTTTCATGGACAATCTCACCCATTATTTAAACTTGCCGGAGAAAGCCAAAGTCCTTGATTTAGCTTGTGGCAAAGGCCGTCACTCGATTTATTTAAACCAATTGGGTTATGACGTAATTGGTGCCGATTTATCAGAAAACAGCATCAATGAAGCCAATAAAAATGCCAATGAAACATTGCACTTTGTAGTGCATGACAAACGTGAACCTTTTGAAGAAAAGTTTGATGCTATTTTTAATTTGTTTACCAGTTTCGGCTATTTTGAAAACGAGGAAGACAATTTGCAAACCTTGATTGCTATCAAAGAAAGTCTTTCAGAATACGGTTTTGCCGTAATTGATTTTATGAATGTTTACACGGTTTTAGAAAATTTAATTCCCGAGGAAACCAAAGAAGTTGACGGGATTACTTTTCATATCAAACGTTATGAGGCCAATCATTTTATCATCAAAGAAATCGATTTTGAAGCCAATGGTGAAAAATTTCATTTTGAAGAAAAGGTAAAAGCCTATACTTTAGAGGATTTTCAACGGATGATGAATGAAGCCGGGATTTATTTATTAGATACTTTTGGGGATTATAAATTAAAAAAATTCCACAAGAATACCAGCGAAAGATTAATCATGATTTTCAAATAGTTTCTTCGGTTATTTGGTTATTCGGTTATTTGGTTTTTTACAAATCACCAAATTGACAAATCAACAAATCAACAACAAAAATGAATTACATACTTCCTTTATTATCAGTTCTTTTAGGTTATGCAATTGCATTGATTATTAAGCCTAAAAAGAAGAACAATCTCAAGCTGTTATTAGCATTCAGCGGTTCGTTTTTACTATCGATTACCGTAATGGATTTGTTGCCGGAAGTATATGAAAGTCACAACCACAATGTGGGTATTTTTATTATGGTCGGGATTTTGTTCCAAATCATTTTGGAATTTTTCTCCAAAGGCGCCGAACACGGTCACGTTCACGGTCATGACAAAATCAGACAAATGCCTTGGTTACTGTTTATCAGTTTGTGTATTCATGCTTTTTTGGAAGGATTTCCGGTTGGGCATCACCACGATTTGGCTTACGGAATTGCCATTCACCACTTACCTATCGCTATCATCTTAACGACTTTTTTCCTCAATGCGGAATTGAATAAAACAGCTTTGTTTGTCTTTATGATTTCGTTTGCCTTCATGACGCCTTTAGGAACATTTGTTTCCGATTCGGCACCATCGATTACTCAATATTACACCGAAATCACTGCCGTGGTTATTGGAATTCTGTTTCATATCTCTTCGACAATTATATTTGAAAGCAGCGAAGGACATAAATTTAATATCGCCAAAATTTCGATGATTATTTTAGGGATATTGTTGGCTTGTTTTGTTTAAGTTTATGGAAATAGTATCTAAAAGGCATCCGTATAAATTTTTTTTAGCACTCATTTTTATGAGCCTCTTTTTGTTAGGTATTGGAACTCTATTTATGTTTGCCAGTAAAAGAGACAATAATATTTTTGGTTATTTGGGCTTTTTGGCTTTTCTAGCTTTAACAATCTATTTCAATTATGTATGGATAAAAAAATCGTCCAAAATAGTTCTAAATAAAAATGGAATTAGTCATAAAAATGAGTTCTATAAATGGGATGAAATAACCGAAATAAATTTAACCGGAAAAAGAAGTTTGTTTTTTAATACTCCAAGTGAATGTGCAACATTATCATTTAAAAACTTAAAAACCATTTATATTTTTGACGATTTATACTCGAACTCGCCCGAAATGAAATGCTTTATTCGGGATATCGCAATCAACAAAAACGAATCCTTTTTCAAGGTGAATGAAAATAGTCTATCAATAGATTATGAAAATGAATTATTTATTCCTTACAAAGGAAACCCTATATTTTCGTTTAGAGGCTTATTGATGTGGTCATTAATCGTTTTTATATTTATAATATTTGCGAGTTCAAAGAAAAAACATAACGTTAATAGTGAAATTGCGCTATTCACATTGTGTTTTTTTTGGTTTATTATGAACTCTTTTATGATGTATTATTTTGAAATCTCAAAAAACTTTTTAGTTGTAAGAAATCATTATTTTTTTTGGATAAAAAAAGTATACAAGATTGAAAACATTCATGAAATCGTATTTGAAACCCAAAGCAAACAACCCAACAAACTTCGGCTAATTACAAAGAATTTTGAATCTGTGGTATTTCCTGCCGGTAGTTTATCTGATAAAACTTGGCTTGAAATGAAGCAAGAATTCGAAAGCAAAAATATAATTGTTAGGAATGAATGTATTTATTAACTTAGTAACTTAGCCACTCACAACTTTAGTCACTCAAACATGTCTTTCACCAAAACCACCGAACAATCCTCACACTACGAAAGTCTCGAACAAATGTCGGTTCACGACTTGCTGGCCAACATCAACAACGAAGACAAAACTGTGCCATTGGCAGTGGAAAAAGCCTTACCGCAGATTGAAACTTTGGTCACTCAAATTGTAGCCAAAATGAAACTTGGCGGCAGGTTGTTTTACATCGGTGCCGGAACTTCGGGAAGATTGGGTATTGTAGATGCTTCAGAATGTCCGCCAACCTTTGGTGTGCCATTTGATTTGGTCAACGGTATCATTGCCGGTGGAGACAAAGCCATTCGCAAAGCGGTCGAGTTTGCGGAAGACGACAAAGACCAAGCCTGGAAAGATTTGGTTGCCGAAAACATCTCCCAAAATGATGTTGTAATAGGAATTGCAGCTTCAGGAACTACACCTTATGTGATTGGCGGTTTGGAAAAATGTCATGAAAACAATATCATCACCGGTTGTATTACTTGCAACGAAGGAAGTCCGTTAGCCTTGACGGCACAATTTCCGGTTGTGGTGGTAGTTGGTCCCGAATTCGTAACCGGAAGTTCACGCATGAAAGCCGGAACGGCTCAAAAATTGGTTTTAAATATGATTTCGACAGCAACGATGATCCAATTAGGTCGCGTAAAAGGCAATAAAATGGTCGATATGCAATTGAGCAACGTTAAACTCGTTGACCGAGGCGTTCGAATGATTATGGGTGAAATTCCGGTGAGTTATGAAGAAGCTTCACTATTGTTAGAAAAACACGGCAGCGTCAGAAAAGCAGTTGAAGCCTATAATAGATAGCATGAAGAAAATAGTCAAAATAGTATTTCTTTTAGTCTTTACTGCGGTAATCGGTATTTATGCCTATCGCAATTCTGTTCGCGCATCTGTCGTAACTTATGAGTCAGAATTAGAGGCAGAAGACTATCCGAAAAC
Protein-coding sequences here:
- a CDS encoding class I SAM-dependent methyltransferase; protein product: MSDTANCKSENWYASWFDTPYYHILYKDRNYREAQIFMDNLTHYLNLPEKAKVLDLACGKGRHSIYLNQLGYDVIGADLSENSINEANKNANETLHFVVHDKREPFEEKFDAIFNLFTSFGYFENEEDNLQTLIAIKESLSEYGFAVIDFMNVYTVLENLIPEETKEVDGITFHIKRYEANHFIIKEIDFEANGEKFHFEEKVKAYTLEDFQRMMNEAGIYLLDTFGDYKLKKFHKNTSERLIMIFK
- a CDS encoding redox-active disulfide protein 2, which translates into the protein MKKEIDLSTLTIEELEKRAKTTKTASIMLAVVIAIQFGIGLFLTISKGFNVFTVIPLAFLPMLIVNFTNIKKIKEEIAKRNG
- a CDS encoding TlpA family protein disulfide reductase encodes the protein MKKLLVAFIFYCTSFYATAQNGYEITIDLKNCNDTLAYLTFYRFDKTLIKDTCTTIKNGRIVFSGKTKLDTGIYSLVSQQKTILFDFFIDDDTQKLQLKSEAGLNINKELTALNSERQNEFFTYLKFLGEQNKAFFEYKQQHVLATKKDSLELNKKQIELEQNIANYEENFIAKHQGSYIAKVINLKTEKTLKNVPTAANGRPDSTAVYRYYKNNFWRNVDLKEDAIMRNPFLFSKMKTYFDKVVVTHPDSVAVEIDKLLLKMKPESLLFKLTLAHLTYTYESSKLMGFDKVFVHLSDKYFKTGKANGIYDDQDVVNRIIKRADKLKPLLVGAKAIDLSMIRAEDFSKMKAMGFEDAKNSDEMTKVFYKNVNEVNKMWVKLSELKADYTILVFWDVDCGHCQKEIPVLVKAYNELLQEKKDVKVYSVYMQHEGEKYLKYIADNQLPFINLYDGAHYNNAIEKYDVYSTPVIYVLDKNKVIKAKRIDAANVKTIINTIEKESKIVKS
- the murQ gene encoding N-acetylmuramic acid 6-phosphate etherase translates to MSFTKTTEQSSHYESLEQMSVHDLLANINNEDKTVPLAVEKALPQIETLVTQIVAKMKLGGRLFYIGAGTSGRLGIVDASECPPTFGVPFDLVNGIIAGGDKAIRKAVEFAEDDKDQAWKDLVAENISQNDVVIGIAASGTTPYVIGGLEKCHENNIITGCITCNEGSPLALTAQFPVVVVVGPEFVTGSSRMKAGTAQKLVLNMISTATMIQLGRVKGNKMVDMQLSNVKLVDRGVRMIMGEIPVSYEEASLLLEKHGSVRKAVEAYNR
- a CDS encoding ZIP family metal transporter gives rise to the protein MNYILPLLSVLLGYAIALIIKPKKKNNLKLLLAFSGSFLLSITVMDLLPEVYESHNHNVGIFIMVGILFQIILEFFSKGAEHGHVHGHDKIRQMPWLLFISLCIHAFLEGFPVGHHHDLAYGIAIHHLPIAIILTTFFLNAELNKTALFVFMISFAFMTPLGTFVSDSAPSITQYYTEITAVVIGILFHISSTIIFESSEGHKFNIAKISMIILGILLACFV
- a CDS encoding THUMP domain-containing class I SAM-dependent RNA methyltransferase, yielding MENFKMVAKTFFGFEEILVKELQQLGAQDVEMGTRAVSFKGDKGFMYKANLSLRTALKILKPIYHFRAFNDQSLYKGIQGIDWSKYMNANQTFVIDTTIHSDHFKHSQFVSQKAKDAIVDQFRDKFGQRPSIDKDFPDLRINIHIDRDQCSVSLDTSGASLHHRGYRTATNIAPINEVLAAGMLLLSGWDGSSDFLDPMCGSGTILAEAAMIACNIPANINRKEFAFEKWNDWDNDLFDQIIDALMKRTKEFHHNIIGYDKAPSAVQKAKDNIINANLDEYVTISQANFFDTKKETGGPLHMVFNPPYGERLDIDLERFYRELGDTLKNNYPNTNAWFITANLEALKFVGLRPSRKIKLFNGSLEARLVKYEMYEGSKRTKFQQ